AAGCCCTCAGGACTAAGAATCCAGCCCAGGGAAGGTGATGTCTCAAAACcctcagaaaaaaacatttggacAAGAGAGAGCAACTCCCCAAAGCCCTCAGAAAAGACCATTCAGCCCAAGGAAGGTGATGTCCTGAAACCCTCAGAACTGGCAACCCATACTGAAGAAGGTGATGTCCTGAAGCCCTCAGAACAAACTATCAAGCCCAAGGAAGGTGATGCCCCAAAGCCATCAGAAAAAACCATCCAGCCCAAGGAAGGTGCTATCCTGAAGCCCTCAGAACAAACCACACAACCTGAAGAAGGTGATGTCCTGAAGCCCTCAGAACAAACCACCCAGCCTGAAGAAGGTGATGTCCTGAAGCCCTCAGAACAAACCACCCAGCCTGAAGAAGGTGATGTCCTGAAGCCCTCAGAACAAACCACCCAACCTGAAGAAGGTGATGACCTGAAGCCCTCAGAACAAACCATGCAACCTGAGGAAAGTGACATCTTAAAGCCCTCAGACACACTCCATCCTGAGGAAGGTGACATCCTGAAGCCCTCAGTACAAACCACCCAGCCTGCGGAAGGTGATGTCCTGCAGCTCACAAAACTAACAATGGAGCCCCTGGAAGGAGACAGGGtgaaaggcatccagggcaagGAAGACTTCGAGGCTGCTCTCAAGGAGGCTGGTGAGAGACTGGTGGCTGTGGACTTCTCAGCCACGTGGTGTGGGCCTTGCGAGACCATCAAGCCCCTCTTCCACACCCTGTCTGTGAAGTACGACGATGTGGTATTCCTAGAAGTGGATGCTGATGAGTGTGAGGAGCTTATTAAAGACTGCGAGATCTTTTGCATACCAACCTTTCAGttttataaaaaggaagaaaaggtggGTGAGATTTGTGGTGCCATTAAGGACAAACTGGAGGCAGCCATTACAGAATTAAAGTAATTATGTATTCTGAAAACATTGACTCAGCTGTCTATAGCTTGTGAGTTTTTCTGTTGTTGTCATAAAGAAGATCAGGTATAACAAGAGTAGGTGCCAAATGCCCCTTTATTgtaaattgtaaatataaattcTGTCCTTTTCACAAAATAGTCAAAGCCAATGTGGCAATGTTTCTGTTGATAGGAAAGGATAGAATTTCCTTTGGTGGAGGTTGAAGTCTCACTGCCCGCTATTTTccaaccttgattttttttcactctccCTTGGAAATTCAGCACATTGTTTACAGCAACATTGGGAATTTAGCTAATTCTCCCATAGAAGTACATGATCTAAAGACGAGAGACTTCTCTTTTCATGTTCACATGTCTTTGGGCTTCCTAATAAGAtgcttttggaaataaaaaatccGAAGGATTCACATATCTTAATTAACTTCCTTCTTGTGCAGAGAGTAAAATAGAGGTCTTGGGAAATTAAATATATGTGATTTGTTGGTGGCAAAACTGAGcccataattttcaaaaattatgttCAAGGCTCTTTCTACTACTCCATGGTCACAAAATCTGAGACAGAGCTCCCAGCTCCCAGTTTCTCAGACCAATAGCTTTCATGTGACCCTTGGTACCATTATGACATAGCTCCCTGGTGGGAAAGCCCAGTTTCGTCCCCTTGGCAACTGGGTTTCTGAAACCTTCCCCTAGATGTGGTCCATGTATGTTCGGTCcagagtgttttaaaaaatttgaatcagttgccaacattttaaaaaccagGATTTCCATTAAAATCTAGATATCTAACTTTTCTTGAAGAATGGTAAGATCTTGCAGTGGGGGCTTGCCTTATCTCAAACCATTTACTCCTCAGGAGCTGGGTTGCAGCTACCTTCATTAGATGATGGGACATGCACTCTCTCGTCCCCTGTTGCTTAACctggctggcttctttcattcatttatacagTTGAGTTGCCATACcgagttattttttttaattgtgaaaaataacatatatttaaagagcaacaaatttcaaagcacatcacaattatagaacagatttcagagtttagtatgggtttcAGGgatacaattttagtttttctccttctagctactccaagacactggggactaaaagaagtatcaatataatggcAATCCCTATCTTAAGGTTTTCCACAAAAATGGCACCCCATCAATTCCCAGAGTGTGCCTGCCCCAACTCTCCTCAATGATGCCTTCAGTCAGAGACCTCACAACACAAAATCCGGACAACATCAAATAAAATACAACACATACTTAGACTTTTTTCCAAGAAGATTTGGAATAATCTACAAAAAGCATTAATGATAAGGCTAATAGTAGAAGGAAattagaaacataaaaataaggaACAAATATGTCAATAATGAGGGCTTATATAATCACTCTGAGAGGCAAATTTTATCCCATACATCTTGTCAATGGGAGGGAGGTAGAGTGGGAAAAAGGGAAACTCAAGAACACACAAAAGTCATTACCTGAATGGAAGAAGTATCTGAATTTGAAAAAGTAAtacaattttctttcttaatcaaATACCTGAATAAAATTTCTCATCTGGGACCTTAACTTGGAGATATTCAacaatggctatttttttttaataataaattcagAACTATTTTTGTCTGGCTATTCCTGGTAATAATCTTTAATAAAAGTCCAAATGTGATTGTAAAGCACTTTTCAATGATAAAATTATGTATTCAAGGTGTATGAGTATGTAGCTTTCCTATTTTCATTCAAACGAACAtttacaaatgttccatacctGTTGTTTGTCTCTGACAGAGACCGTCTTATGTTACTATGGAATCTGGGAACTGCTTTCATGTGACTGTGAACAACTTCTTAGGCATGTAGTCAACCCCACTGTTCCCAATGTCCTTGAACAATTTAGTGAGTTCCTCAGCACCCCAGACTATGTAACTTGGGGGAATAGGGACCCTGAAATCTAACATTAGCAAGTTGGACCAACTGCTTTTTCAAGGCTGTGACATTAAAGACATTTCTACTGTAGGTTGTCCTTTATATTTGTTTCTAAGTGATGTAGTGAACatccttgaaaatgattgtgatccaaaaggatagatactgtatgattccacttttatgaccatagtaaacataaaatcagagacttataatacagaatatatgggacctagagatacatggaaaccagagatgggtgaatggttagctaatgaggttgaacttaaatgtaagggaataaatagaagtgaaggcagttcactagtgggtctacaagtatattaacatattgaaggtgaacatgattgaaaggggttgtatgtgtcccaccgattaactctacaaatataaataagttcttgcttatatattaacactacaaatataaataggttcTTGCTTTGAAgtaaactacttcaaaggtgtgaaTTTTGTACAGTGTATAAGTATGGGTTATacggggtgtgctggtttgaaaatgtttatgtaccctagaaaagccgtgttttaatcctaatcctgttttgtaaaggcagccatttcttctaaatccctattcagtactgtaagtttgaaactttaattagatcatctccctggagaagtgactcaatcaagagtggttgttaagctagatgaggtggagatgtgtctccacccatcctaggtgggtcttgattagtttcctggaatcctataaaagagaatgacaagagagaaagttaggagattctgagagagcagaacgacatagccacgagaagcagagagtccaccagccagcaacctttggagatgaagaaggaagccTCTTgatgagcttcatgaaacaggaagccatgagagaaagctagcagatgacgccgtgttcaccatgtgcccttccagccaagagagaaaccctgactgtgtttgccatctgccttctcacttgagaaagaaaccctggacttcatcagccttcttgaatcaaggtatctttccctggatgcctttgattggacatttatatagacttgttttaattgggactttttctcggccttagaactataaactagcaacttattaaattccccttttaaaaagtcattccgttccttgtatattgcattccagcagctaacaaactagaacagggggaaGCTGCTATTATATGTTATcggatatgtttaacaggaaaacattaacagtACCACAGTATCAATGcaacaccagggataaataatgggagtagagacaagagttaaggaaaggtttagatttcctatttggtgagggtatgtttttttgttgtctttctcttgggaacaatgaaattatctaaaattgagagtattaaTGGATCGTTgactttagacattatacatgatgcctaatgaatggaggtggctgaaggatgcattgactgagaagtagattggtgaatgatggtgtatacatatgatcaaatatcatGCTGCTACAAAAGGCGAATGAAGTTGCAAggtatgcaacattgtgaatgaagctgtgagacatttggtgaagcaaaataagccagaaacaaaagagcaattattgtatggttgcatttagaaaatactaataagaaaacagaggcctagattgtaaactcttttaacagtcacatttagcctggagtggtaattattatttctggattttgagaggctgttttatatatgtacaaacctggtatttagagttaaaaatgaagccaatcaggtggggattaaggtaattctgaACACAGGAGTGAGGaaaacattgtattttagaacctaatctactctttgagaccaaaggaacaaaggtttattttgtccagaacctaaattttctgtagcacataatctgactcaacctgtctggatagctcatttaaacaatccaaacacagggagcccagaataaaaataagggcccttaatcctgtatagcttaatgtaatgcttggataaaTTCCAGAACatattaagctgataatcaaaaattattggcaaagtcccttgaggaatgggagaaaaaatacagaactattaaatttaccaccagggaatcccctgatactgtgtcaaacattagggacacccaaatcaatatgccaagctcttgatcttgaggtttgctcttgtgaagtttatacatgtaacagagaagcttagcctaagaAGCTTAGTGTATCTATAGccaagcctaagagttacttgtggaggacctcttttgctgctcagatgtggcctctctctccctctctctctaagcccaattctgcaagtgaaatcattgcccacatGACATCCAAGGTTGAAAGTCTtcttggcagcatgggagatgactcccaggcatgagtgtggctctggcaccatgggattaacaatgccatcttgaccaaaaaggggaaaagaatagcagtggaacaaataaggtatttgtggctgagagagttcaaatagagttgagaggctacactggaggtcactcttacacaaccatcagttaaacattgctacctaccataacttgccaacccccaaccaaaaccattccatcaaatcctaaagaacacctagggcattatataagactctacaaaagttccatgcattggataacattccagaaacttacaacctccaggtaggttcctggaccagataagacctaaaatgcagagggcccagcctctccagagcatcaactagttccatccccctatcgcatagtatcaatagccccttccaacatgaaaaagttagagtaggcatagcccaaatactcctaaagaatgggagaaagatcaaaggtgacggtggagttatacagagaaggtagggcttaacaaacaacaaacaaacatacaaacaagcataacaaacatacaaacaagtatgattgctgaatcattatactgatacttcttttagtctccagtatcttagaccatctagaaataaaaacttaaaactcagaaatctgttctacaactaattgttgtgacatgctttgaaacttattgcttctttgtatagatgttattttccacaaaaaaagaaaaaaatatttcttctatcccccagtgttttggagcagttagaaggaaaaatctgaaatagtggaatggtaacccataacactctctgaattctgttctgtatctacttgttgaactgtgctttgaaaatcattgcttttttcccttcttttctttgtataaatgttacatatatatatttttaaatgattctgaTTGTAGCTTTTTCAggaaattttataatattctcGAGGAAACTCAAGGGAGGAAGGCAAGCACCAGTCTTTGAAGGTAACCCTTCAGGGCCAAGACAACATGAAGCAAAGTGTGTGGCTCTTTGATGCACTGGTTTGAGTCAGGGAGAAAATCTAAATGACCAGAGAACCCATTCATGTCCTTCAAGCTACCCACTGTCAACACCACTTTTCTCAACTGTTTGGACAATAGTTGAATAGCAGCCAGTTCAAAGGTATGTTCTCTGGAAGAAACCTTGAGCACAGACATTGTTTTTCTGATTAAGAAAGAAgcatgcacttaaaaaaattaaccaatcTATTGTTATAATCTCAAACATTATTCTGTAAATTCTGGCCATGGCAGGAGGACATGTAGGAGAAATAAGCTTTTCTAATGAAAAGGATGATTCCAGATAACCATATTGGCTGTGGATGATAATAATCTAACTAAAGTCTTAATAAGAATCAATGAAAAATCTgtaagaattaataaaataatgcaacAAAGTAGTAGCAAATAGAGTAATATCCAAAATGCAATAGTTTCCCTATGATTCAGggacaaatatttggaaattattgtGGAAAAAGGCTTCATTCACagtaatgacaaaaataaaatatctagcatAGTTGCAACCAAAAAGGTAAAGATCATTAAGTCTAAATCTAAAAATTTTGAGAGGTATAAAACAAGTATGTCTGAATAAAGTAGGAGAGGGTTCTTTTTCCTCATTGGAGAAAAAGATCACAAAGTGTTGATTCTTTCCACTTAATTAATAGGCTTAATGTAATCCCAAATAATATCTCAATGGGATCATTGGGAGAACatgacaaaatatttaagaagtcACTGAGAATAATAGGCAAGAACAGGTAGGAAAGGTCTTAAGTAAGGAGTACAGAGGAGAAATTTGTCTTATTGGATGATCAGTGTCTTGATATAGTAATTATAAGACTGAGGTAGtgatgcaggaaaaaaaagagcaatgaaaCATAATAATAACCAAGAATCAGACCTTAGTATACTAGTAGTAGTATATGAAGAAGGAAGCATTTCAGTTTGATGGAGGGTGagtggatttttttatttttcaaaaaattatatgGGGAAATTTGGGTGTTTGAGAGTAAAATCAGTTAAAGTTCTACTCCCATGCCAgacatcaaaataaatttaagttgGGTTAAAGAAAGCATGAA
The sequence above is a segment of the Tamandua tetradactyla isolate mTamTet1 chromosome 18, mTamTet1.pri, whole genome shotgun sequence genome. Coding sequences within it:
- the TXNDC2 gene encoding thioredoxin domain-containing protein 2 isoform X2, encoding MENGEIGALEEQEEKLDNQEETYEGSPLQFCSSNTVLLVPELSDQIQVQKKAVVPEIPELPAKETIIPQPTDMLQSKEGGIPKPSGLRIQPREGDVSKPSEKNIWTRESNSPKPSEKTIQPKEGDVLKPSELATHTEEGDVLKPSEQTIKPKEGDAPKPSEKTIQPKEGAILKPSEQTTQPEEGDVLKPSEQTTQPEEGDVLKPSEQTTQPEEGDVLKPSEQTTQPEEGDDLKPSEQTMQPEESDILKPSDTLHPEEGDILKPSVQTTQPAEGDVLQLTKLTMEPLEGDRVKGIQGKEDFEAALKEAGERLVAVDFSATWCGPCETIKPLFHTLSVKYDDVVFLEVDADECEELIKDCEIFCIPTFQFYKKEEKVGEICGAIKDKLEAAITELK
- the TXNDC2 gene encoding thioredoxin domain-containing protein 2 isoform X1; the encoded protein is MENGEIGALEEQEEKLDNQEETYEGDSKGSPLQFCSSNTVLLVPELSDQIQVQKKAVVPEIPELPAKETIIPQPTDMLQSKEGGIPKPSGLRIQPREGDVSKPSEKNIWTRESNSPKPSEKTIQPKEGDVLKPSELATHTEEGDVLKPSEQTIKPKEGDAPKPSEKTIQPKEGAILKPSEQTTQPEEGDVLKPSEQTTQPEEGDVLKPSEQTTQPEEGDVLKPSEQTTQPEEGDDLKPSEQTMQPEESDILKPSDTLHPEEGDILKPSVQTTQPAEGDVLQLTKLTMEPLEGDRVKGIQGKEDFEAALKEAGERLVAVDFSATWCGPCETIKPLFHTLSVKYDDVVFLEVDADECEELIKDCEIFCIPTFQFYKKEEKVGEICGAIKDKLEAAITELK
- the TXNDC2 gene encoding thioredoxin domain-containing protein 2 isoform X3, which gives rise to MENGEIGALEEQEEKLDNQEETYEGDSKGSPLQFCSSNTVLLVPELSDQIQVQKKAVVPEIPELPAKETIIPQPTDMLQSKEGGIPKPSGLRIQPREGDVSKPSEKNIWTRESNSPKPSEKTIQPKEGDVLKPSELATHTEEGDVLKPSEQTIKPKEGDAPKPSEKTIQPKEGAILKPSEQTTQPEEGDVLKPSEQTTQPEEGDVLKPSEQTTQPEEGDVLKPSEQTTQPEEGDILKPSVQTTQPAEGDVLQLTKLTMEPLEGDRVKGIQGKEDFEAALKEAGERLVAVDFSATWCGPCETIKPLFHTLSVKYDDVVFLEVDADECEELIKDCEIFCIPTFQFYKKEEKVGEICGAIKDKLEAAITELK